A genomic window from Periweissella cryptocerci includes:
- a CDS encoding DNA topoisomerase, which yields MSTVILAEKPDQAQNIALGLFGKITKVGINVYSGFSDILNDDVKIVHAQGHLFGLKSPEEYFSNLDSNHWRLSDLPFFLPDNPSFQYSGFTSKQKDWSKKLYESIAKEVRAASNIIIATDPDREGEHIAYLVLNRIGIMKNNKPTKPLKRAWFNDMTAREFQRAFANLRDWKETYNFHIEALARQIADWEFGYNLTRAVTLGLRNQEHYAPKNTGGFSIGRVQTPILQLIGMREKQIQEYKPIKHWSISAIDKSANIQFNNSVQYDSFDEATKVCSGLDETAKVVSVETIKKTKAAPKLLSMVEVEQLAGERWGYAPIEVDDLIEKLYLKKLMSYPRGSSRYITDEVFAYLLEHLDDYKKMVGLEFDAVNTTPRKEYVDNSKVSAHYALVPSVNVIDLSKLPDDEANILRLVTEATLMMFAPDWEYEETTVILDNGVELKATGKVTIAQGWREFDKTSVVDVEMPNYSVSSYINVSTKLVEGVNTKPKRLTQATLVKGLKKLKLGTEATRSEIINQLLNKKQYLKLQKKELFLTDKATIVLEFIHGSIDVPTTTMWEEQLCLIGEGKASLDSFIKIVRDDIKEKVAEFAA from the coding sequence ATGAGTACAGTTATTTTGGCAGAAAAACCAGACCAAGCACAAAATATTGCGCTGGGATTATTCGGGAAAATTACAAAAGTAGGAATCAATGTTTATTCTGGTTTTTCTGATATTTTGAACGATGATGTAAAAATTGTTCATGCTCAAGGTCATTTATTTGGTTTAAAATCACCTGAAGAATATTTTAGTAATCTTGATAGTAATCATTGGCGGTTGAGTGATTTGCCTTTTTTCTTGCCTGACAATCCCAGTTTTCAATATTCTGGATTTACATCTAAACAAAAGGATTGGTCAAAAAAATTGTATGAGTCAATAGCTAAGGAAGTTAGAGCTGCTTCTAATATTATTATCGCTACTGATCCAGACCGTGAAGGTGAGCATATTGCCTATTTAGTTTTAAATAGGATTGGCATTATGAAAAACAATAAACCAACGAAACCACTAAAAAGAGCGTGGTTTAATGATATGACTGCTCGTGAATTTCAACGTGCTTTTGCAAATTTGCGCGATTGGAAGGAAACGTATAATTTTCATATTGAGGCTTTAGCTCGCCAAATTGCGGACTGGGAGTTTGGGTATAACTTGACTCGTGCTGTGACCCTCGGTCTGAGAAATCAAGAGCATTATGCACCTAAAAATACGGGTGGTTTTTCGATTGGGCGTGTTCAGACGCCTATTTTACAGTTAATTGGAATGCGTGAAAAACAGATTCAAGAGTATAAACCTATTAAACATTGGAGTATTAGCGCGATAGATAAGTCTGCGAATATTCAATTTAATAATTCTGTGCAATATGATTCATTTGATGAAGCTACTAAAGTATGTTCTGGTTTGGATGAAACTGCTAAGGTAGTCTCGGTTGAAACTATAAAAAAAACAAAAGCAGCTCCTAAATTATTGTCAATGGTTGAAGTGGAGCAATTGGCTGGTGAACGATGGGGTTATGCACCAATTGAAGTTGATGACCTTATTGAAAAGTTGTATTTGAAAAAGTTAATGTCATATCCGCGTGGTTCATCAAGATATATTACAGATGAAGTGTTCGCTTATTTGTTGGAACATTTAGATGACTATAAAAAAATGGTTGGATTAGAGTTTGACGCTGTGAATACTACTCCACGTAAGGAATATGTAGATAATTCTAAAGTCTCGGCTCACTATGCACTCGTTCCTTCTGTAAATGTTATTGATTTATCTAAGTTACCAGATGATGAAGCGAATATTTTACGTTTAGTTACTGAAGCTACTTTGATGATGTTTGCTCCTGATTGGGAGTACGAGGAAACAACGGTCATTTTAGATAATGGGGTTGAGTTAAAGGCAACTGGTAAGGTGACAATTGCTCAAGGCTGGCGAGAATTTGATAAAACAAGTGTTGTCGATGTTGAAATGCCAAATTATTCGGTATCTAGTTATATTAATGTTTCGACTAAACTTGTTGAGGGCGTTAATACAAAACCTAAGCGGTTAACGCAAGCGACTTTGGTTAAGGGACTCAAGAAGTTAAAGTTGGGAACTGAAGCAACCCGTTCTGAAATTATTAATCAATTGTTGAATAAAAAACAATATTTGAAACTACAAAAAAAAGAACTTTTTTTAACCGATAAAGCGACGATTGTTCTTGAATTCATCCATGGGTCTATTGATGTTCCTACAACAACTATGTGGGAAGAACAGCTTTGTTTGATTGGTGAAGGTAAAGCTAGTTTAGATTCATTTATTAAGATTGTTCGTGATGATATTAAAGAAAAAGTTGCTGAGTTTGCTGCTTAA